In one window of Pseudomonas chlororaphis subsp. chlororaphis DNA:
- a CDS encoding tail fiber assembly protein — translation MTMFYSPSAGGFYDDSFKPDDAIELDDEEYAGLVAGQRGNGFIVKDGVVVVAEPQEAPARTPGQICAENALKRDELLDVARLRIAPLKDSVELGLSTDEDVAALTAWRQYRVAVNRVDLSLDPPVWPPRPE, via the coding sequence ATGACCATGTTCTATTCGCCCAGTGCTGGCGGTTTCTACGACGATAGTTTCAAGCCTGATGACGCGATCGAACTGGATGACGAGGAGTATGCAGGCCTTGTCGCGGGCCAGCGTGGTAATGGCTTTATCGTCAAGGACGGCGTGGTCGTGGTTGCCGAGCCGCAAGAAGCTCCCGCAAGGACTCCCGGGCAGATCTGTGCCGAGAATGCACTCAAGCGTGATGAGCTCCTTGATGTCGCACGCCTACGCATCGCACCGCTCAAGGATTCGGTAGAGCTTGGCCTTTCGACAGATGAGGATGTCGCGGCATTAACAGCCTGGAGGCAGTACCGAGTTGCTGTAAACCGGGTCGATCTAAGCCTTGATCCGCCAGTCTGGCCGCCGCGGCCAGAGTGA
- a CDS encoding structural protein produces the protein MPNTETRGVRNRNPGNIDYNPANKWQGQLPPNPALEKRFARFDTPENGIRALGKLLLTYQRKHGLKTVKAIISRWAPAVENDTAAYVRAVEANTGTRPGAEIDLAQATVMAGFVKAIIHHENAGYAYPDAVLAEGVRRALT, from the coding sequence ATGCCGAACACCGAAACCCGCGGGGTGCGCAATCGCAATCCCGGGAACATCGACTACAACCCGGCCAACAAGTGGCAGGGCCAGCTCCCACCAAACCCAGCGCTTGAGAAGCGATTCGCTCGGTTCGATACGCCAGAGAATGGCATCCGCGCCCTGGGCAAGCTTCTGCTGACCTACCAGCGTAAGCACGGGCTCAAGACGGTGAAGGCGATTATCAGTCGCTGGGCGCCGGCGGTAGAGAACGACACAGCTGCCTACGTGCGGGCCGTAGAGGCAAACACCGGCACTCGGCCTGGGGCGGAGATTGACCTGGCCCAGGCCACGGTCATGGCCGGGTTCGTCAAGGCGATCATCCATCACGAGAATGCCGGGTATGCCTATCCGGACGCCGTGCTGGCCGAAGGCGTGCGGCGGGCGCTGACATGA
- a CDS encoding acyltransferase family protein — translation MSDSPQINSQIPQPRHQRYRPDIDGLRAIAVLSVVAFHAFPDWMKGGFIGVDIFFVISGFLISTIIFEGLDKETFSFSDFYARRIKRIFPALLLVLSACLAIGWAALFADEYKQLGKHIFSGASFASNFTLWGEAGYFDNSAESKPLLHLWSLGIEEQFYIVWPLLLWLAWKRKFSPALIISTLAVISLYLNLRGVSKDAVATFYSPQTRFWELLSGSLLAWATLYKGDFFNTIKVKTGRILEVAIPGIQVNSGERQLSNLLSLVGLSLLVYGFWRIDSGIGFPGKWAIIPVLATVLIICAGPQTIINRLVLSNPVLVWLGLISFPLYLWHWPLLSFLWIIEAGNPSYKALLIVLVLSVLLSWLTYRLVERPVRLGRWRKHVPSTLVFLMLVVGALGGLTYKKDGFGDRVAANGVKFSEYSDLLAINLGLGDSCVYDKDFKTDKCKFGDSPTVLLWGDSYAMHLVQALESSKDVYSFRQHTASSCRPILDMNYYDNGPDGDNFVKNCLRQNELVYKWLSENRQITHVILSSPYNLKSDIFVEGKVVKGGYDTQARYMELTIDKLRALGVKPIVVAPTPWSGYDMGRCWARRSLVRAEASCDFLYKNSNEMTFDISQFMQKVETFAPVFHLQDLTCVDGVCSTHINGFPLHRDKGHLSMSGSAELGKKFNLTKMLIDRADSYWDNQ, via the coding sequence ATGAGTGACTCGCCTCAAATCAATTCCCAGATACCCCAGCCGAGACATCAAAGATACCGACCCGACATAGATGGATTACGAGCTATTGCTGTATTATCAGTTGTTGCCTTCCATGCTTTTCCTGACTGGATGAAAGGTGGCTTTATTGGTGTTGATATATTCTTTGTTATCTCTGGCTTTCTGATATCGACGATTATCTTTGAAGGCCTTGATAAGGAAACATTCAGCTTTTCCGATTTCTACGCACGCCGGATAAAACGAATCTTTCCAGCACTTCTTTTAGTGTTATCGGCATGTTTAGCGATTGGCTGGGCTGCGTTATTTGCTGATGAATACAAGCAACTAGGAAAACATATTTTTTCCGGAGCATCCTTCGCATCCAACTTCACATTATGGGGGGAAGCCGGGTATTTTGATAACTCCGCCGAGAGCAAACCGCTTCTGCACTTGTGGAGTCTGGGCATTGAAGAACAATTCTATATTGTTTGGCCGTTGCTGCTTTGGTTGGCATGGAAGCGAAAGTTCAGCCCCGCATTGATAATCTCTACGCTTGCAGTCATTTCTCTCTACCTCAACCTTCGAGGAGTAAGCAAAGATGCCGTGGCCACATTTTATTCCCCACAGACACGCTTCTGGGAGTTACTAAGTGGCAGCCTTTTAGCATGGGCGACTCTCTATAAGGGTGATTTTTTCAATACCATCAAGGTTAAGACAGGGCGCATTCTGGAGGTAGCGATACCAGGAATTCAAGTAAATAGTGGAGAACGGCAACTATCCAATCTGCTATCACTTGTTGGCCTGTCATTGCTCGTGTACGGCTTCTGGCGTATTGATTCTGGGATAGGTTTTCCAGGTAAATGGGCAATAATCCCAGTGCTGGCTACAGTACTGATTATCTGTGCGGGACCGCAGACCATAATTAACAGACTTGTTTTGTCAAACCCAGTTTTGGTTTGGCTGGGACTGATCAGTTTCCCCCTCTACCTGTGGCATTGGCCATTATTATCGTTTCTATGGATCATCGAAGCCGGCAACCCAAGCTATAAGGCGCTGCTGATAGTTCTGGTGCTATCTGTTTTGCTTTCGTGGTTGACCTATCGGCTAGTCGAGCGCCCAGTTCGTCTCGGACGGTGGCGCAAACATGTACCTTCAACGCTGGTATTTTTGATGTTGGTTGTGGGCGCTCTGGGGGGCTTAACCTATAAGAAGGATGGTTTTGGCGACAGAGTGGCTGCTAACGGTGTGAAGTTTTCCGAGTACTCTGACCTCTTGGCCATTAACCTTGGACTGGGTGATAGCTGTGTATATGACAAGGACTTCAAGACTGATAAGTGTAAATTTGGCGATAGTCCCACAGTTTTGCTATGGGGAGACTCTTATGCGATGCATCTGGTGCAGGCACTAGAATCCAGCAAGGATGTTTATTCCTTTCGTCAGCACACGGCATCTTCTTGCCGTCCTATCTTGGATATGAATTATTATGACAACGGACCGGACGGGGATAACTTTGTAAAAAACTGCTTGCGACAAAATGAGCTGGTGTATAAATGGTTATCGGAAAACAGACAAATCACACACGTCATCCTGTCGTCACCGTACAACCTTAAGAGTGATATTTTTGTTGAGGGAAAGGTTGTCAAAGGCGGGTATGACACCCAAGCCCGCTACATGGAGTTGACAATAGATAAGTTACGAGCACTGGGCGTCAAACCCATTGTTGTTGCACCGACGCCTTGGTCTGGTTATGACATGGGACGATGCTGGGCAAGACGATCACTCGTCAGAGCAGAGGCGAGCTGCGACTTCTTGTATAAGAACTCAAATGAAATGACCTTTGATATAAGTCAATTCATGCAAAAAGTGGAAACGTTTGCTCCAGTTTTCCATCTGCAAGATCTCACTTGTGTTGATGGTGTGTGCTCCACTCATATAAATGGTTTTCCGCTTCATCGTGATAAAGGCCATTTATCCATGTCGGGCTCCGCCGAGCTCGGTAAAAAGTTCAACCTGACCAAAATGCTGATCGATAGGGCTGACTCATACTGGGACAACCAGTAA
- a CDS encoding calcium-binding protein produces MAIFDYKGQDGRVLISDAWNLATYTSGVATVGALYHLPGAVLGEGNTFVLPKGWREISASDLGIDGSHLDLTGSFKGENVSGSQAKVFGQYDESGKLVKMGFSIAGTNSPMDLLGYPAMIDNSYIHGYDYLLDSIKNYATSHNLTGKDVLVTGYSQGGSVTNSMYLGRENLADGFFKDSDYFGMASPKASNSDGIFNFGFENDIVHRLIGEQTDLSGAILAALKGSDASYTSTTDNIVLFDTVYALPTWPNGPFSVINPNGWVAHLEGVFINPIQRIGQSTFYDYIERDSTIVISNLDPVSRSFTWVSDKYSPTSNHFGTPAFLLGTDSADKLQDGRNDDFLDGFAGNDSFRVSTGTDVVAGGVGDDKVFLQGTVTSYEAVRLSDGSLFLNDTNGRYGLKELHDVEHVEFEGLLGQALTPAFTVTGSKLDFEGLFGSDKSYAKATEGTQLADLLKGTASRDLIFGQGGDDLIEGGAGHDLLHGGSGNDTLLGGNGNDALYGGAHNDILVGGLGNDTLSGGVGSDLFVFDVGGFGHDVISDFNVHQNGFDQLVFSKSLFASTAAVLSATSQQGSDSLIVAGDSSITLVGFNPAQLSADMISLV; encoded by the coding sequence ATGGCGATATTCGACTACAAGGGCCAAGACGGCCGCGTGCTGATTTCAGATGCCTGGAACCTGGCCACCTACACCAGCGGCGTAGCGACGGTAGGCGCGCTCTATCACTTGCCCGGGGCGGTCCTGGGCGAAGGCAACACCTTTGTCCTGCCCAAGGGCTGGCGCGAGATCAGCGCCAGCGACCTGGGCATCGACGGCAGCCACCTCGACCTGACAGGCAGCTTCAAGGGCGAAAACGTATCCGGCTCCCAGGCCAAGGTATTCGGCCAATACGACGAGAGCGGCAAGCTGGTGAAAATGGGCTTTTCGATTGCCGGCACCAACTCGCCGATGGACTTGCTGGGATACCCGGCAATGATCGACAACTCCTATATCCACGGCTACGACTACCTGCTCGACTCGATCAAGAACTACGCCACCAGCCATAACCTGACGGGCAAGGATGTGCTGGTCACCGGCTACAGCCAGGGCGGCTCCGTGACCAACAGCATGTACCTGGGCAGGGAAAACCTGGCCGATGGCTTTTTCAAGGATTCGGACTACTTCGGCATGGCGTCGCCAAAGGCCAGCAACAGCGACGGTATCTTCAACTTCGGCTTCGAAAACGACATCGTGCACCGGCTCATCGGCGAACAGACCGACCTGAGCGGCGCCATTCTCGCGGCCCTCAAAGGCAGTGACGCCAGCTACACCTCGACCACCGACAACATCGTGCTGTTCGACACGGTCTACGCTTTGCCCACCTGGCCCAACGGCCCCTTCTCCGTGATCAATCCCAACGGTTGGGTGGCGCACCTGGAAGGCGTTTTCATCAACCCCATCCAGCGCATCGGCCAGTCGACGTTCTACGACTACATCGAGCGTGACAGCACCATCGTCATCAGCAACCTCGACCCGGTCAGCCGCAGCTTTACCTGGGTCAGCGACAAATACTCCCCCACCTCCAACCACTTCGGCACACCGGCCTTTCTCCTCGGCACGGACAGCGCGGACAAGCTGCAGGACGGCAGGAACGACGACTTCCTCGACGGCTTCGCCGGCAACGACAGCTTCAGGGTCAGCACCGGCACCGACGTCGTCGCCGGCGGTGTGGGCGACGACAAAGTCTTCCTGCAGGGTACGGTCACCAGTTACGAAGCCGTGCGCCTGAGCGATGGCAGCCTGTTTCTCAACGACACCAACGGGCGTTACGGCCTCAAGGAGCTGCACGACGTCGAGCATGTCGAGTTCGAAGGCCTCCTGGGCCAGGCCTTGACTCCGGCCTTTACCGTGACCGGCAGCAAGCTCGATTTCGAAGGCCTGTTCGGGTCGGACAAGAGCTACGCCAAGGCCACCGAAGGCACACAGTTGGCAGACCTGCTGAAAGGTACCGCCTCCCGCGACCTAATCTTCGGCCAGGGCGGCGACGACCTTATCGAAGGTGGCGCGGGCCATGATCTGCTGCACGGCGGAAGCGGCAACGACACCCTGCTCGGCGGCAATGGCAACGACGCACTCTACGGCGGCGCGCACAACGACATCCTGGTGGGTGGCCTGGGCAACGACACCCTCAGCGGCGGAGTGGGCAGCGATCTGTTTGTCTTCGACGTGGGCGGCTTCGGCCATGATGTGATCAGCGACTTCAACGTTCACCAGAACGGCTTCGATCAGTTGGTGTTTTCCAAGTCCTTGTTCGCCTCCACGGCCGCCGTCCTCAGCGCCACCAGCCAGCAAGGCAGCGACAGCCTGATCGTGGCGGGAGACAGCAGCATTACCCTGGTCGGCTTCAACCCCGCGCAACTCAGTGCGGACATGATCAGCCTGGTCTGA
- a CDS encoding cytochrome b has product MNASSSYSLAARLFHWSMALIIIGAWLIGFYSANLRGDVPRGGPAVFVHKAIASTVLFLLLARLCYRLTHRYPAMPSSVSRAMSGIAHIAHALLYLIAMLAVPLSGWYWSSVAGHPIPLLGLFNLPPIAPVDQSRYDLAMWIHRLLSWGAGALILVHVLAAFKHHFFDKDDILARMLLRVRRRG; this is encoded by the coding sequence ATGAATGCTTCCTCTTCCTACAGTCTGGCAGCACGGCTTTTCCACTGGAGCATGGCGCTGATCATCATCGGCGCCTGGCTGATCGGTTTTTACTCCGCCAACCTGCGTGGCGATGTGCCCAGGGGCGGCCCGGCGGTCTTCGTGCACAAGGCGATTGCCAGCACCGTGCTGTTCCTGCTGCTTGCCCGGCTCTGCTATCGCTTGACCCACCGCTACCCGGCCATGCCCAGCAGCGTCTCCAGGGCGATGTCCGGTATCGCCCATATCGCCCACGCCCTGCTCTACCTGATCGCCATGTTGGCCGTGCCGCTTTCGGGCTGGTACTGGAGTTCGGTCGCCGGTCACCCGATACCGCTGCTGGGTCTGTTCAACCTGCCGCCCATAGCGCCGGTGGATCAGTCCCGCTACGACCTGGCCATGTGGATACATCGCCTGCTGTCCTGGGGCGCCGGCGCCTTGATCCTGGTCCACGTGCTGGCGGCGTTCAAGCATCACTTCTTCGACAAGGACGACATTCTTGCGCGCATGTTGCTCAGGGTTCGCCGCCGCGGCTGA
- a CDS encoding MarR family winged helix-turn-helix transcriptional regulator — MNSYCFSTAVPYLVTRVGVRMGECFSQELGEHGLTLVMYRVLAVLREQGGLSLGELGGRVSAEISTLSRQVTNMQKLGLILRERQDANGRQVCISLTPAGLALVESLVPRAMYWEEVAIQGFSEAEVEQLKAMLMRMHANLAKVPDVSTTY, encoded by the coding sequence TTGAACAGTTACTGTTTTTCCACCGCCGTCCCTTACCTGGTCACTCGTGTCGGGGTGCGCATGGGCGAGTGTTTTTCCCAGGAGCTTGGCGAGCATGGCCTGACGCTGGTCATGTACCGAGTGCTTGCGGTGCTTCGGGAACAGGGCGGGCTCAGCCTTGGCGAGCTGGGCGGACGGGTTTCGGCGGAGATCTCCACCTTGTCGCGGCAAGTGACCAACATGCAGAAGCTGGGGCTGATCCTGCGCGAGCGGCAGGACGCCAATGGCCGTCAGGTCTGCATCAGCCTGACGCCCGCGGGGTTGGCCCTGGTGGAGTCGCTGGTACCACGGGCGATGTATTGGGAGGAGGTGGCCATCCAGGGTTTCAGCGAGGCGGAAGTGGAGCAGCTCAAAGCCATGCTGATGCGCATGCACGCCAACCTGGCGAAGGTGCCGGACGTGTCGACAACCTACTGA
- the fabF gene encoding beta-ketoacyl-ACP synthase II produces the protein MNKRIVVTGMGALTPLGCGVEQVWQRLLAGQSGIRRLPEELIGDLPISIGGQVPDRIQDPQAGFDPDALLAPKEQRKMDRFILFALAAAQEALAQAGWAPQTAEAQERTATIIASGVGGFPAIADAVRTTDSKGPRRLSPFTIPSFLSNMAAGHVSIQHGLKGPLGTPVTACAAGVQAIGDAARMIRAGEIDVAVCGGTEATIHRVSLAGFAAARALSSDFNDTPERASRPFDQARDGFVMGEGAGLLVIEELEHALVRGATPIAELVGYGTSADAYHMTAGPEDGDGARRAMQQALRQAGVEPSQVRHLNAHATSTPVGDKGELAAIKSVFGNHSDLAIASTKSATGHLLGAAGGIEAIFTILALRDQIAPATLNLENPDAGAKGLNLIRGQAQPLAMEYAMSNGFGFGGVNASVLFRRWG, from the coding sequence ATGAACAAACGCATTGTCGTCACCGGCATGGGCGCATTGACCCCGCTGGGCTGCGGCGTCGAACAGGTCTGGCAACGCCTGCTGGCCGGGCAATCGGGTATCCGCCGGCTACCGGAAGAACTGATCGGCGACCTGCCGATCAGCATCGGCGGCCAGGTTCCCGACCGCATCCAGGACCCTCAGGCCGGCTTCGATCCGGACGCGCTGCTGGCGCCCAAGGAACAGCGCAAGATGGACCGCTTCATCCTGTTCGCCCTCGCCGCCGCCCAGGAGGCGCTGGCCCAGGCCGGCTGGGCGCCGCAGACGGCAGAGGCGCAGGAACGTACCGCCACCATCATCGCGTCGGGCGTGGGCGGTTTCCCGGCCATCGCCGACGCCGTGCGCACCACCGACAGCAAGGGGCCGCGCCGTCTTTCACCGTTCACCATTCCGTCCTTCCTCAGCAATATGGCCGCCGGTCATGTGTCGATCCAGCATGGCCTGAAGGGGCCGCTGGGCACGCCGGTGACGGCCTGCGCCGCGGGCGTCCAGGCCATCGGCGACGCCGCGCGGATGATTCGCGCCGGGGAGATCGACGTCGCGGTCTGCGGTGGCACGGAAGCCACGATTCACCGGGTCAGCCTGGCCGGTTTCGCGGCCGCGCGCGCCCTGTCGAGCGATTTCAACGACACGCCGGAACGCGCATCGCGGCCCTTCGACCAGGCGCGCGACGGCTTCGTGATGGGCGAAGGCGCCGGGCTGCTGGTGATCGAGGAGCTGGAACACGCCCTGGTCCGGGGCGCCACGCCGATCGCCGAACTGGTGGGCTACGGCACCAGCGCCGACGCCTATCACATGACCGCCGGGCCGGAGGACGGCGACGGTGCCCGCCGCGCCATGCAGCAGGCGTTGCGTCAGGCCGGCGTCGAGCCGTCCCAGGTCCGGCACCTGAACGCCCACGCGACCTCGACCCCGGTGGGCGACAAAGGCGAACTGGCGGCGATCAAGAGCGTGTTTGGCAACCACAGCGACCTGGCCATCGCCTCGACCAAGTCGGCCACCGGCCACCTGCTGGGCGCCGCCGGCGGGATCGAAGCGATCTTCACCATCCTGGCGCTGCGCGACCAGATCGCCCCCGCCACCCTCAACCTGGAAAACCCGGATGCCGGCGCCAAAGGCCTCAACCTGATTCGTGGCCAGGCCCAGCCGCTGGCGATGGAATACGCCATGTCCAACGGCTTCGGCTTTGGCGGGGTGAATGCCAGCGTGCTGTTCCGGCGCTGGGGGTAA
- a CDS encoding winged helix-turn-helix transcriptional regulator — MQRKTLLHDECPIARSLERVGEWWSILIMRDALHGLRRFEEFSRSLQIAPNMLTRRLNSLVEDGLLERQAYSQRPLRYQYVPTARGEDFRVVLMAFVAWGNRHYAPEGESVQIVERATGRPVRPMMADLADGRPVPLEACTVQAGPMASEGIRQRLGGLRAMEAEGEA, encoded by the coding sequence ATGCAACGCAAGACCCTCCTTCACGACGAATGCCCGATTGCCCGTAGTCTGGAACGGGTGGGCGAGTGGTGGAGCATCCTGATCATGCGCGATGCCCTGCATGGCCTGCGGCGTTTCGAGGAGTTTTCCCGCAGTCTGCAGATCGCTCCCAACATGCTCACCCGGCGTTTGAATTCGCTGGTCGAGGACGGCTTGCTGGAGCGTCAGGCCTACAGTCAGCGGCCGCTGCGCTACCAATATGTACCGACGGCCCGGGGCGAGGATTTTCGTGTGGTGCTGATGGCGTTCGTCGCCTGGGGCAATCGTCATTACGCGCCGGAAGGGGAAAGCGTGCAGATCGTCGAGCGCGCCACCGGCAGGCCGGTGCGGCCGATGATGGCCGACCTGGCCGATGGCCGCCCGGTGCCGCTGGAGGCGTGCACGGTCCAGGCCGGGCCGATGGCCAGCGAAGGCATACGTCAGCGGCTGGGGGGCCTGCGGGCGATGGAGGCCGAGGGCGAGGCCTGA
- a CDS encoding VOC family protein: MKINPYLIFNGDCAAAFKFYAQCLQGTLEVMMTFGESPARDHVPAECHDRVIHTRLLVGDQAIMGSDSTPDRPYSGIHGCSISLNVDSIAEAERVFAALADQGTVQMPLEATFWAARFGMLVDRFGASWMVNCEKDQ, translated from the coding sequence ATGAAAATCAATCCCTACCTGATCTTCAACGGCGATTGCGCCGCCGCCTTCAAGTTCTACGCCCAGTGCCTGCAAGGCACCCTCGAAGTGATGATGACCTTCGGCGAAAGCCCCGCCCGCGACCATGTTCCCGCCGAGTGTCACGACCGGGTCATCCACACCCGCCTGCTGGTGGGCGACCAGGCCATCATGGGTTCGGACAGCACGCCCGACCGGCCATATTCGGGTATCCACGGCTGCTCGATATCGCTGAATGTCGACAGCATCGCCGAGGCCGAGCGGGTGTTCGCCGCGCTGGCGGACCAGGGCACTGTGCAGATGCCGCTGGAGGCCACCTTCTGGGCGGCGCGCTTCGGCATGCTGGTCGACCGCTTCGGCGCCTCGTGGATGGTCAACTGCGAAAAGGACCAGTGA
- a CDS encoding GDL motif peptide-associated radical SAM/SPASM maturase, giving the protein MSANRPARYLSETDLKRYVPVHVVWEITLACDLKCLHCGSRAGHRRPNELNTQECLDVIDALAALGTREVTLIGGEAYLRKDWTRLIQAIHDHGIYCAIQTGGRNLTPAKMQAAVEAGLNGVGVSLDGLAPLHDAVRNVPGSFDKAVDTLRRAKQAGLAVSVNTQIGAATLPDLPELMNQIIELGATHWQIQLTVAMGNAVDHPELLLQPYQLLEVMPLLARLYREGQERGLLMNVGNNIGYYGPYEHMWRGFGDERVHWSGCAAGQTVLALEADGTVKGCPSLATVGFSGGNVRDMNLHDIWHYSEGMHFGRLRSVDDLWGYCRTCYYNDVCRGGCTWTSHSLLGKPGNNPYCHYRALDLQKKGLRERIVKLEDAAQASFAVGRFDLITERIDTGETVSSVSDSGQVIKLAWINQGQKSPEEGRLPTQLALCRGCWQYIHAHETTCPHCSADVAGAEADYLADRARQQAIMDRLTGLLGMPQTRLV; this is encoded by the coding sequence ATGTCAGCCAATCGCCCCGCCCGCTACCTCAGCGAAACCGACCTCAAGCGTTACGTACCGGTGCATGTGGTCTGGGAAATCACCCTCGCATGCGACCTCAAATGCCTGCATTGCGGCTCGCGCGCCGGCCACCGACGCCCCAATGAATTGAACACCCAGGAATGCCTCGACGTGATCGACGCCCTCGCCGCCCTCGGCACGCGGGAAGTCACCCTGATCGGCGGCGAAGCCTATTTGCGCAAGGACTGGACCCGCCTGATCCAGGCCATCCACGACCACGGCATCTACTGCGCGATCCAGACCGGCGGGCGCAACCTGACCCCGGCGAAAATGCAGGCCGCGGTGGAGGCCGGGCTCAACGGCGTGGGGGTTTCGCTGGACGGCCTGGCGCCCTTGCACGACGCCGTGCGCAATGTCCCAGGCTCCTTCGACAAGGCCGTGGACACCCTGCGCCGGGCCAAGCAGGCCGGGCTCGCGGTCAGCGTCAACACGCAGATCGGCGCGGCCACCCTGCCCGACTTGCCGGAGCTGATGAACCAGATCATCGAACTGGGCGCCACCCATTGGCAGATCCAGCTGACGGTGGCCATGGGCAACGCGGTGGACCACCCGGAACTGCTGCTGCAACCCTATCAACTGCTGGAAGTGATGCCGCTGCTCGCGCGTCTCTACCGCGAAGGCCAGGAACGCGGCCTGCTGATGAACGTGGGCAACAACATCGGTTACTACGGCCCTTACGAGCATATGTGGCGCGGCTTCGGCGACGAACGCGTGCACTGGAGCGGCTGCGCCGCCGGGCAAACGGTGCTGGCCCTGGAAGCCGACGGCACGGTCAAGGGCTGCCCTTCGCTGGCGACGGTGGGGTTTTCCGGCGGCAATGTGCGCGACATGAACCTGCACGACATCTGGCACTACAGCGAGGGCATGCATTTTGGCCGCCTGCGTTCGGTCGACGACCTCTGGGGTTATTGCCGCACCTGCTACTACAACGACGTGTGCCGCGGCGGCTGCACCTGGACCTCGCACTCGCTGCTGGGCAAGCCCGGCAACAATCCGTACTGCCACTACCGCGCCCTGGACCTGCAGAAGAAGGGCCTGCGCGAACGCATCGTCAAACTCGAGGACGCCGCCCAGGCGTCATTTGCGGTCGGTCGCTTCGACCTGATCACCGAACGCATCGACACCGGCGAGACGGTCAGCAGCGTCAGCGACAGCGGCCAGGTGATCAAGCTGGCGTGGATCAACCAGGGGCAGAAATCCCCCGAGGAAGGACGCCTGCCCACCCAGCTGGCGCTGTGCCGCGGCTGCTGGCAGTACATCCATGCCCACGAAACCACCTGCCCGCACTGCTCGGCCGATGTGGCCGGCGCCGAGGCCGACTACCTGGCCGACCGCGCCCGGCAACAGGCGATCATGGACCGCCTGACTGGCCTGCTGGGTATGCCCCAGACCCGGCTGGTGTAG
- a CDS encoding DUF1842 domain-containing protein gives MQTGLFHTRIQATTGLLGAPVLTLDLLVNTVQKKVSGVARVFKSTYPPVNFFADVWGDYSQLQLHPSTEGHIILSLTGNPSGPTSQIAATFQLHGILGLDWASGFASYKYCYQGSWQDVQHATVSQASIPHPEPVPHHPVPLYAVAVQQAQSSGDLAQLKAVVRQGEQQLASGDALRSALQQLNAEIARLEAR, from the coding sequence ATGCAAACTGGACTGTTCCATACCCGCATCCAAGCCACCACGGGGCTGTTGGGTGCCCCGGTTCTGACCCTCGACCTGTTGGTCAACACCGTGCAGAAAAAAGTCAGCGGCGTGGCCCGAGTGTTCAAGAGCACCTACCCGCCGGTGAACTTCTTCGCCGACGTGTGGGGCGACTATTCCCAGTTACAGCTGCACCCGTCGACCGAAGGCCACATCATCCTGAGCCTGACCGGCAACCCCAGCGGCCCGACCAGCCAGATCGCCGCGACCTTCCAGCTGCACGGGATTCTCGGGCTCGACTGGGCCAGCGGTTTCGCCAGCTACAAATACTGCTACCAGGGCAGCTGGCAGGACGTGCAGCACGCCACGGTCAGCCAGGCGTCGATCCCGCACCCCGAGCCCGTGCCTCATCACCCCGTGCCGCTGTATGCGGTAGCGGTGCAGCAGGCGCAAAGCAGCGGTGACCTGGCGCAGCTCAAGGCGGTCGTCCGCCAGGGCGAGCAGCAACTGGCCAGCGGCGATGCGCTGCGCAGCGCCTTGCAGCAGCTGAACGCCGAGATCGCCCGCCTCGAAGCTCGCTGA
- a CDS encoding DUF1842 domain-containing protein — translation MSGSTSSNLGLFPLSYRIGTSIPGAPSLTLDLLVYTPEQTVRGTSLVTQATNPPLELQSDVWGQYTYLTVMPPSTSKILVTAQGNQGGPGSNSIITFKIQLVVDHDWKNGIANYQYYNGQRWVSVENVPAHLVESVPSYAFSALPIPLEPGPVLLPYPPITPLYAAPIHGAIASGDLAQMKSLASLAQQQLEQLPQLRSALDAAKDEIGRLERR, via the coding sequence CAATCTTGGCTTGTTTCCCCTCAGCTACCGGATCGGCACTTCGATCCCCGGCGCGCCGAGCCTCACCCTCGACCTTCTGGTCTACACCCCCGAGCAGACCGTGCGCGGCACCTCGCTGGTGACCCAGGCCACCAACCCGCCGCTGGAGCTGCAGTCCGATGTGTGGGGGCAATACACCTACCTGACCGTCATGCCACCCAGCACCAGCAAGATCCTGGTCACCGCCCAGGGTAATCAGGGCGGGCCGGGCTCGAACTCGATCATCACTTTCAAGATTCAACTGGTGGTGGATCACGACTGGAAGAACGGCATCGCCAACTACCAGTACTACAACGGCCAGCGCTGGGTATCGGTGGAGAACGTTCCCGCCCACCTCGTCGAGTCGGTGCCCTCCTACGCCTTCTCAGCCTTGCCGATACCGCTGGAGCCCGGCCCGGTCCTGCTGCCCTATCCACCGATCACCCCGCTGTATGCCGCGCCGATCCATGGCGCCATCGCCAGCGGCGACCTGGCCCAGATGAAGAGCCTGGCCAGCCTGGCCCAGCAGCAACTGGAGCAATTGCCCCAGCTGCGCAGCGCGCTGGACGCGGCCAAGGACGAGATCGGCAGGCTCGAGCGGCGCTGA